In Juglans microcarpa x Juglans regia isolate MS1-56 chromosome 8D, Jm3101_v1.0, whole genome shotgun sequence, the following are encoded in one genomic region:
- the LOC121242846 gene encoding organelle RRM domain-containing protein 6, chloroplastic isoform X1, which translates to MGSSAILLAITNPPFLLFPNVAHTQHLLLPTSLTSACTSRCRCSRSNGRRFPSLSLRNGASFVLACLPTSSSSSSSAPNTSSTKLYVSGLSFRTTEESLRKAFENFGQLIEVNLVMDKIANRPRGFAFIRYVTEEESQKAIEGMHGKFLDGRVIFVEVAKSRSELRQGFKQNRRQY; encoded by the exons ATGGGATCCAGTGCCATTCTTCTCGCAATCACAAACCCTCCGTTTCTTCTTTTCCCTAATGTTGCACACACCCAACACTTACTTCTTCCTACTTCTCTTACGAGTGCTTGTACCAGCAGATGCAGATGCAGCCGCAGCAACGGGAGGCGATTCCCTTCGTTGTCTTTGAGAAATGGTGCCTCCTTCGTGTTGGCGTGTCTccctacttcttcttcttcatcgtcctCTGCTCCCAACACTTCTTCTACTAAGCTCTACGTGAGTG GTCTCTCTTTTCGTACCACTGAAGAGAGCTTACGAAAGGCTTTCGAGAACTTTGGTCAACTCATAGAAG tCAATCTAGTGATGGATAAAATAGCAAATAGACCAAGAGGGTTTGCTTTCATTCGTTATGTGACGGAGGAGGAATCCCAAAAAGCTATTGAGGGAATGCATGGGAAG TTTTTGGATGGTCGGGTGATATTTGTGGAAGTGGCAAAATCTCGGTCAGAACTCCGCCagggttttaaacaaaacagaAGACAGTATTGA
- the LOC121242846 gene encoding organelle RRM domain-containing protein 6, chloroplastic isoform X2 gives MGSSAILLAITNPPFLLFPNVAHTQHLLLPTSLTSACTSRCRCSRSNGRRFPSLSLRNGASFVLACLPTSSSSSSSAPNTSSTKLYVSGLSFRTTEESLRKAFENFGQLIEVNLVMDKIANRPRGFAFIRYVTEEESQKAIEGMHGKEIDAICLGPAWI, from the exons ATGGGATCCAGTGCCATTCTTCTCGCAATCACAAACCCTCCGTTTCTTCTTTTCCCTAATGTTGCACACACCCAACACTTACTTCTTCCTACTTCTCTTACGAGTGCTTGTACCAGCAGATGCAGATGCAGCCGCAGCAACGGGAGGCGATTCCCTTCGTTGTCTTTGAGAAATGGTGCCTCCTTCGTGTTGGCGTGTCTccctacttcttcttcttcatcgtcctCTGCTCCCAACACTTCTTCTACTAAGCTCTACGTGAGTG GTCTCTCTTTTCGTACCACTGAAGAGAGCTTACGAAAGGCTTTCGAGAACTTTGGTCAACTCATAGAAG tCAATCTAGTGATGGATAAAATAGCAAATAGACCAAGAGGGTTTGCTTTCATTCGTTATGTGACGGAGGAGGAATCCCAAAAAGCTATTGAGGGAATGCATGGGAAG GAAATTGATGCTATTTGTCTTGGCCCAGCATGGATTTGA